A single Tenacibaculum sp. Bg11-29 DNA region contains:
- the alr gene encoding alanine racemase has translation MNNHVTILEIDAKAVEHNLTYFKQKLNPNTKILAVVKAFGYGSESVEIAKLLQDKVDYFAVAYSNEGVILREAGIKTPILVLHPQIQNLKEIVKHRLEPNLYNFKIFDAFIQLADEKPLMNYPVHIKFNTGLNRLGFWHTDVPNIITAVKKSNNIKVESIFSHLAASEDPNEQEFTIGQINNFAYIVKQFYEYLGYEPMLHILNTSGVINYPQAQFDMVRIGIGLYGFGNNPEETAQLKNTHTLKSIISQIHIIQPGETVGYNREFVANKVTRSATIPIGHADGISRKLGNEQGFVVINKQAVPIIGNVCMDMIMVDVTKIDCKEGDEVIVFNHQQHIDYIAHKCETIPYEILTAISQRVKRLVKR, from the coding sequence ATGAATAATCATGTCACTATTTTAGAAATTGATGCAAAAGCAGTAGAACACAACCTTACTTACTTTAAGCAAAAGCTAAATCCGAACACTAAGATACTAGCGGTTGTTAAAGCTTTTGGTTATGGTAGTGAATCTGTAGAAATTGCTAAATTACTTCAAGATAAAGTTGATTATTTTGCGGTAGCTTATTCAAATGAAGGCGTAATTTTACGTGAAGCAGGTATTAAAACTCCTATTTTAGTTTTACACCCTCAAATTCAAAACTTAAAAGAAATTGTAAAGCATAGGTTAGAACCGAACCTCTATAATTTTAAAATTTTTGATGCTTTTATTCAGTTAGCCGATGAAAAACCTTTAATGAATTACCCAGTTCATATTAAATTTAATACAGGTTTAAACAGATTAGGTTTTTGGCATACCGATGTTCCTAACATTATTACTGCTGTTAAAAAATCTAATAACATAAAAGTTGAATCTATTTTTTCTCATTTAGCTGCCAGTGAAGATCCTAATGAACAAGAATTTACAATTGGGCAAATAAATAATTTTGCTTATATCGTAAAACAATTTTATGAATATTTAGGCTACGAACCAATGCTTCATATTTTAAACACTTCTGGTGTTATAAATTATCCGCAAGCTCAGTTCGATATGGTTCGTATAGGTATTGGCTTGTATGGTTTTGGAAATAATCCAGAAGAAACAGCTCAATTAAAAAACACACATACTTTAAAATCTATTATTTCACAAATACATATAATTCAACCCGGTGAAACCGTTGGCTACAACAGAGAATTTGTTGCAAATAAGGTTACTCGTAGCGCCACTATTCCTATTGGTCATGCTGATGGAATTTCACGAAAACTAGGAAACGAACAAGGGTTTGTAGTTATAAATAAACAAGCTGTTCCTATTATTGGTAATGTTTGTATGGATATGATTATGGTTGATGTTACAAAAATTGATTGTAAAGAAGGAGATGAAGTTATTGTTTTTAACCACCAACAACACATAGATTACATTGCTCATAAATGCGAAACAATTCCGTATGAAATACTTACAGCAATATCACAACGCGTAAAAAGATTGGTAAAGCGCTAA
- the mscL gene encoding large-conductance mechanosensitive channel protein MscL produces the protein MLKEFKEFAMKGNLVDIAVGFVMGAAFKQVVTSFTAGIISPLIGLLFNANFKDLKYIAKQGIADKAGKITGEVAILYGEFLTNIIDFIIVAFVMFMVVKGVNALKKKEEPAPEAPKGPSQEELLAEIRDLLKK, from the coding sequence ATGCTTAAAGAATTTAAAGAGTTTGCAATGAAAGGTAATTTAGTCGACATTGCTGTAGGTTTCGTTATGGGAGCTGCTTTTAAACAAGTAGTAACTTCTTTTACAGCTGGAATTATATCACCTTTAATAGGTTTGTTATTTAATGCAAACTTCAAAGATTTAAAATACATAGCAAAACAGGGGATCGCTGATAAGGCTGGAAAGATAACAGGTGAAGTAGCTATTTTATATGGTGAATTTTTAACTAACATTATCGATTTCATTATCGTTGCCTTTGTAATGTTTATGGTTGTAAAGGGTGTTAATGCTTTAAAGAAAAAAGAAGAACCTGCTCCTGAAGCTCCAAAAGGACCAAGTCAAGAAGAATTATTAGCTGAGATTAGAGATTTACTTAAAAAATAA
- a CDS encoding carboxymuconolactone decarboxylase family protein translates to MPLVTPLSAEHDKETKELAEFFNETLGFCPNSVLTMQRRPAISKAFINLNKAVMANEGKVTSALKRMIAWVSSNATGCRYCQAHAIRAAERYGAEQEQLDNIWEYKTHVAFSDAERAALDFSLAASMVPNMVDDKIKTELYKYWDEGEIVEMLGVISLFGYLNRWNDSMGTSIEDGAVESGDQYLGKHGWEKGKHV, encoded by the coding sequence ATGCCATTAGTAACACCATTATCAGCAGAGCATGATAAAGAAACCAAAGAATTAGCAGAGTTTTTTAATGAAACACTTGGGTTCTGCCCAAATTCTGTTTTAACAATGCAGCGTCGTCCTGCCATTTCAAAAGCTTTTATAAATTTAAATAAAGCAGTGATGGCAAATGAAGGAAAGGTAACTTCTGCTTTAAAAAGAATGATTGCTTGGGTTTCGAGTAATGCTACTGGTTGTAGATATTGCCAAGCACATGCTATTAGAGCTGCTGAACGTTACGGTGCAGAACAAGAGCAGCTAGACAATATTTGGGAGTATAAGACACATGTTGCTTTTTCGGATGCTGAGCGTGCTGCGTTAGACTTTTCATTAGCAGCTTCTATGGTACCGAACATGGTTGATGATAAAATAAAGACTGAATTGTACAAGTATTGGGATGAAGGAGAAATTGTAGAGATGTTGGGGGTTATCTCTCTGTTTGGCTATTTAAATAGATGGAATGATTCTATGGGAACTTCTATTGAAGATGGAGCCGTAGAAAGTGGAGATCAATATTTAGGGAAGCATGGTTGGGAAAAAGGAAAACATGTTTAA
- a CDS encoding OsmC family protein, with protein sequence MASHTVTTVWKENMQFETDNPSGHKTFIDVGEENGGNGNGLRPKAMMLSALAGCSGVDVIPLLEKMRVSIDDFKIEITGELTEEHPKYYDKVFVDYHFYGTALNEDKINKAVQLSVDKYCGVMEMFRKFAEVKTTNHFHNK encoded by the coding sequence ATGGCATCACATACAGTTACAACCGTTTGGAAAGAAAATATGCAATTCGAAACCGATAACCCAAGCGGTCACAAAACATTTATAGATGTAGGTGAAGAAAATGGAGGGAATGGTAATGGTTTAAGACCGAAAGCCATGATGTTATCTGCCTTAGCTGGTTGCTCTGGAGTAGATGTTATTCCTTTATTAGAAAAAATGCGCGTTTCTATTGATGATTTTAAAATAGAAATTACGGGTGAATTAACAGAAGAACATCCTAAGTATTACGATAAAGTATTTGTTGATTATCATTTTTATGGAACAGCTCTAAATGAAGATAAAATTAACAAGGCTGTACAATTATCAGTAGATAAATATTGTGGTGTTATGGAGATGTTTAGAAAATTTGCTGAAGTAAAGACAACCAATCATTTTCATAATAAATAA
- the recJ gene encoding single-stranded-DNA-specific exonuclease RecJ — MRWTLKQEPDSIKVNQLAKELAIEKTLAKILVQRNIDSFDKAKQFFRPSLEDLHDPFLMKDMDIAVQRIESAIANNENILVFGDYDVDGTTAVSLMSSYLKTIHPNSIATYIPDRYAEGYGVSYMGIDFAQDNGFSLIIALDCGIKAIDKVAYASEKNINFIICDHHKPGAEIPKAVAVLNPKQIDCNYPYDELCGCGVGFKLIQALASKRNQTIDDLVGYLDLVATAIAADIVPMTGENRTLAYWGLQIINSQPRNGIKAIIHQLDKKVLTITDVVFIIAPRINAAGRMKHGNYAVELLTEMDFDSAVEFASSIEKFNSDRKELDKKITQEALLQIENNEETEKFTSVVFDESWHKGVIGIVASRLIETYYRPTLVFTKSGDKLAASARSVKGFDVYNALEQCTDFIEQFGGHKYAAGLTLLPEQYEGFKNKFEEVVASTINKDLLIPEINIDAELDLSEITPKFYRILQQMAPFGPQNMKPAFSTTSVRDNGYGKQVGADKTHLKLNIIYGSDKRTYNAIGFNLGNKLPAVQNDFDIVYALDENTWNGNTSIQLLLKDLK; from the coding sequence ATGCGTTGGACTTTAAAGCAAGAACCAGATTCTATAAAAGTAAATCAATTAGCTAAAGAATTAGCTATTGAAAAAACATTGGCTAAAATTCTTGTACAACGTAATATAGATAGTTTTGATAAAGCAAAGCAGTTTTTTCGTCCGTCTTTAGAAGACCTACATGATCCGTTTTTAATGAAGGATATGGATATTGCTGTTCAGCGAATTGAAAGTGCAATTGCCAACAACGAAAATATTTTAGTTTTTGGTGATTATGATGTTGACGGAACAACCGCTGTTTCTTTAATGTCGTCTTATTTAAAAACAATTCATCCGAATAGCATAGCGACATATATTCCTGATAGGTACGCCGAAGGTTACGGTGTTTCGTATATGGGAATTGATTTTGCGCAAGACAATGGATTTTCTTTAATTATAGCTTTAGATTGCGGAATTAAGGCAATTGATAAGGTTGCTTATGCTTCAGAAAAAAATATTAACTTTATTATTTGTGATCACCACAAACCTGGTGCTGAAATTCCGAAAGCTGTAGCCGTTTTAAATCCGAAACAGATAGATTGTAATTATCCGTACGATGAATTGTGTGGTTGTGGTGTTGGTTTTAAATTAATTCAGGCACTAGCATCTAAAAGAAATCAGACTATAGATGATTTAGTAGGTTATTTAGATTTAGTAGCTACCGCAATTGCTGCAGATATTGTACCAATGACAGGCGAAAACAGAACTTTAGCTTATTGGGGATTGCAAATAATTAACTCGCAACCCAGAAATGGTATTAAAGCAATAATTCATCAACTAGATAAAAAAGTATTAACAATTACTGATGTTGTTTTTATTATCGCTCCGCGGATAAACGCTGCCGGTAGAATGAAACATGGTAATTATGCTGTTGAGTTATTAACTGAAATGGATTTTGATTCGGCTGTTGAGTTTGCTTCATCCATAGAAAAATTTAACTCTGACAGAAAGGAACTCGATAAAAAAATTACACAAGAGGCATTACTTCAAATTGAAAATAACGAGGAAACTGAAAAATTCACCTCAGTTGTTTTTGATGAGAGTTGGCATAAAGGCGTTATCGGAATTGTAGCTTCTAGATTAATTGAAACGTATTACAGACCTACATTAGTTTTTACTAAAAGTGGCGATAAACTTGCTGCTTCTGCTCGTTCAGTAAAAGGTTTTGATGTGTATAACGCCCTAGAACAATGTACTGATTTTATTGAGCAGTTTGGTGGTCATAAATATGCAGCTGGTTTAACATTATTACCAGAGCAATATGAGGGGTTTAAAAATAAATTTGAAGAAGTTGTTGCTTCCACTATAAACAAGGATTTATTAATTCCTGAAATTAATATTGATGCGGAGTTAGATTTATCTGAAATTACGCCAAAGTTTTATAGAATTCTACAACAAATGGCTCCTTTTGGTCCTCAGAATATGAAACCTGCTTTTTCAACCACTTCTGTAAGAGATAATGGTTATGGAAAACAAGTTGGTGCAGATAAAACACATTTAAAACTAAATATTATTTACGGGTCGGATAAGCGAACTTATAATGCTATTGGGTTTAATTTAGGCAACAAGCTACCTGCTGTTCAAAATGATTTTGATATTGTATATGCACTAGATGAAAATACATGGAACGGAAACACTTCCATTCAGTTACTTCTAAAAGATTTAAAATAA
- a CDS encoding endonuclease, translating to MDYHYLKKQLLFIVFFSFALVNVSAQVPTYYNGTNITNTGQQLKTNLALLIQQGTTGSYTPGVWNALKQTDLDPNNANNVLLIYGYNDTDGDSKTDRTRSKNNNGGNSGTDWNREHTYPKSLGSPNLGTSGPGSDIHHLRSSDVSMNSNRGSRPFIDVLGGGNARAFNNGWYPGDEWKGDVARMMMYMYLRYENRCKLTTVGAGATTFNAEIPDIFLEWNVQDPVSQYEINRNVIVEGIQGNRNPFIDNPAFATAIWGGPQAEDRFNNTNPDNEAPSVPTNLVASVVDSTSITLSWDASTDNIGVIAYQIFQDGIQIAAVATTNYNVSGLAANTTYSFSVKAIDASSNTSLSSNTVTATTLPGVITPPNTGDYIVFQGFEANDSWGYTASPVTCNDNGNDVWDVVTSVGSITTPKTATSFFGVRDLDGNCGTSTGGSLSFDAIDVSNFEDVQLSFSVNVVGYDVANGDTIGYQVVLDGQTQAEEVITVGSSYTTTGWETINVAIPNTVNSVSFVVNVKQNGGSDYAGFDDVSLSGTAISTTPTIIINELDADTSGADTQEFVELYDGGQGNTSLDGLVLVFYNGSNNLSYRTIDLSGQTTKATGYFVIGNQDVPNVNLVIPNNGLQNGADAVALYSGILSDFPNGSSVTIDNLIDAVVYDTNDGDDAELLILLNSGEPQLNEDELGEKDTHSLQRGPNGAGEARNTSSYTQSLPTPGAENGVVIVVPPPVDTGDFIAFQGFEGDDSWNYTVSPVVCNDGGNDVWDVVTSVGSISAAKTDTNFFGVRDLDGNCGTSAGGSLSFETIDVTGFENVQLSFSLNVVGYDVANGDTIGYQMIFDGQTQSEEIITVGSPFSTTGWEAINIAVPDTVSTVGFLVNVKQNGGSDYAGFDDVSLSGTAISSSSTIVINELDADTSGTDTQEFVELFDGGTGNTSLDGLVLVFYNGSNNSSYNTIDLSGQTTNAAGYFVIGNQDVPNVNLVVPNNALQNGADAVALYQGSVTDFPNSTSVTTTNLVDAVVYGTNDADDAELLVLLNTGEPQLNEDAQGTKNIHSLQRSPNGAGGARNTSSFTQLLPTPGAKNADVVTAPTSPTTIAEARNKVDGEKVFITGVLTVADEFRGSAYIQDTTGAIAIFDEQVYGENIFKIGDSITVKGTRSSFKDQIQISQVTEVINNGVPNNPIEAKVVTLNELVNYPSQLVKVLNPIFPKAGDILFGNSNYNLTDTSGSGQVRIDLDVTDIVGLGQPETCNEIVGVVSRFLNFYSLLPRQRSDMSCATTYVPPTFPVNDIPKENTLDIVTWNIEWFGDEENSPAAGNPNSDQIQKESVKAALNKLDADVIAVQEIVDVQLFDELLKELPAYDYVLSDAISRPNSTDGISQKVGFIYRKATVNVKKTEALLRSIHPLYNGGDDSALADYPNSDKTRFYASGRLPFLMTADVTINGETEAYSFVALHARANNSGDAQNRYNMRKYDVEVLKDSLDTRFSNTNLVLLGDYNDDVDETVVADLVTDATSTYDVYIKDTVNYSIVTESLTNNGFRSFVFRENMIDHIAISNELDDNYLTNSERVHYEFYNNTYSRTTSDHFPVSIRLQLKELTLDVAVTNVNCNGANDGSAIVSAVNGVLPYMYVWSNGSETTTATGLAAGTYTVTVTDAVGTSITQDFIIEEPVEMEVSVSEDAIVYKGYRKQACAKLEVLSISGGAAPYSYEWDNGEITDRITVCPKENTTYSVTITDVNGCSVSKEITVEVINVSCGSYFGFKKVKICFRGRVKCIPEFLVKHFLRKGAVLGTCDGGAINTPAITRMRLYPNPLFRNALTISVDANDDSVVEISIYSIYGGRKVFSTNERVVKGNNTFKYSLGNLRRGVYYVKTFIDGKRQRVKVLVKH from the coding sequence ATGGATTATCATTATTTAAAAAAACAACTACTTTTTATTGTTTTTTTCTCATTTGCGTTAGTAAATGTATCAGCTCAGGTTCCGACTTATTATAATGGAACAAATATTACAAACACAGGGCAACAATTAAAAACAAATTTAGCTTTACTCATTCAGCAAGGAACAACAGGGTCATATACTCCTGGTGTATGGAATGCATTAAAACAAACAGATTTAGATCCTAATAACGCAAATAATGTGTTATTAATTTATGGGTATAACGACACTGATGGAGATTCTAAAACTGATAGAACAAGGAGTAAAAACAACAACGGAGGTAACTCCGGAACGGATTGGAACAGAGAACATACGTATCCAAAATCTTTAGGTAGCCCTAATTTAGGAACTTCAGGGCCGGGATCAGATATTCATCACTTAAGATCTTCAGATGTTAGTATGAACTCAAACAGAGGAAGCAGGCCTTTTATAGATGTACTTGGCGGAGGTAACGCTAGAGCATTTAATAATGGATGGTATCCTGGAGATGAATGGAAAGGAGATGTTGCACGTATGATGATGTATATGTATTTGCGTTATGAAAATCGATGTAAATTAACAACAGTAGGTGCTGGGGCAACTACTTTTAATGCGGAAATTCCAGATATTTTCTTAGAGTGGAATGTGCAAGATCCTGTTTCTCAATATGAAATTAATAGAAATGTGATTGTTGAGGGAATTCAAGGAAATAGAAATCCTTTTATAGATAATCCTGCTTTTGCTACTGCTATTTGGGGAGGGCCTCAAGCTGAAGATAGATTTAATAATACTAATCCAGACAACGAAGCTCCTTCTGTACCAACTAATTTGGTTGCCTCAGTAGTTGATAGTACGAGTATAACACTTTCTTGGGATGCTTCGACAGATAATATAGGAGTAATAGCGTATCAAATATTTCAGGATGGAATTCAAATTGCAGCAGTTGCCACTACGAATTATAATGTTAGTGGATTAGCAGCAAATACTACCTATAGTTTTAGTGTAAAAGCTATTGATGCTTCTAGTAATACCTCATTAAGTAGTAATACTGTTACAGCAACAACTTTACCAGGTGTTATAACACCACCTAATACAGGAGATTATATAGTTTTTCAAGGTTTCGAAGCGAATGATTCGTGGGGTTACACAGCTTCACCAGTAACATGTAATGATAACGGAAATGATGTTTGGGATGTGGTAACTAGTGTAGGATCTATAACTACTCCAAAAACAGCTACAAGTTTTTTTGGAGTTAGAGATTTAGATGGGAATTGTGGAACATCAACAGGAGGTTCTCTTTCTTTTGATGCAATAGATGTTTCTAATTTCGAAGATGTACAATTATCATTTTCTGTAAATGTAGTAGGTTATGATGTTGCTAATGGAGATACGATTGGATATCAAGTTGTGTTAGATGGGCAAACGCAGGCTGAAGAAGTGATTACTGTAGGAAGTTCGTACACAACAACAGGTTGGGAAACGATTAATGTAGCGATACCAAATACGGTAAATTCTGTAAGTTTTGTTGTTAATGTGAAACAAAATGGAGGTAGTGATTATGCTGGTTTTGATGATGTAAGTTTATCAGGTACTGCAATTTCGACAACTCCTACTATTATAATAAATGAATTAGATGCAGATACTTCAGGTGCAGATACACAAGAATTCGTAGAGTTATATGATGGAGGACAAGGAAATACATCGTTAGACGGATTGGTATTAGTTTTTTATAACGGATCAAATAATTTAAGTTATAGAACAATTGATTTATCAGGTCAAACAACCAAGGCAACAGGTTACTTTGTGATAGGTAATCAAGATGTACCAAATGTAAATTTAGTAATACCAAACAATGGCTTACAAAACGGAGCAGATGCTGTGGCGTTATATTCAGGAATTTTATCAGATTTTCCTAATGGAAGTTCAGTAACAATAGATAATTTAATTGATGCTGTTGTTTATGATACAAATGATGGTGATGATGCAGAATTACTGATTTTATTAAATTCAGGAGAACCACAATTGAATGAAGATGAATTAGGAGAAAAAGATACACATTCATTACAACGTGGTCCAAATGGAGCAGGAGAAGCAAGAAATACAAGCTCATATACACAATCATTACCAACACCAGGAGCAGAAAATGGAGTAGTAATTGTTGTACCTCCACCAGTTGATACAGGAGATTTTATTGCTTTTCAAGGTTTTGAAGGTGATGATTCATGGAATTATACAGTTTCACCAGTAGTTTGTAATGATGGAGGGAACGATGTTTGGGATGTAGTAACAAGTGTAGGATCTATAAGTGCCGCTAAAACAGATACAAACTTTTTTGGAGTTAGAGATTTAGATGGGAATTGTGGAACATCAGCAGGAGGTTCTCTTTCTTTTGAAACTATAGATGTTACTGGTTTTGAAAATGTACAATTGTCATTTTCGTTAAATGTGGTAGGATACGATGTTGCTAATGGAGACACTATTGGTTATCAAATGATTTTTGATGGACAAACTCAAAGTGAAGAAATTATTACGGTTGGTAGCCCATTTTCAACAACAGGTTGGGAGGCTATTAATATAGCAGTTCCGGATACAGTAAGCACTGTTGGCTTTCTTGTTAATGTAAAACAAAATGGAGGAAGTGATTATGCAGGTTTCGATGATGTAAGTTTATCAGGTACTGCTATTTCAAGTAGTTCGACTATAGTAATAAATGAATTAGATGCAGATACTTCAGGAACAGATACGCAAGAATTCGTAGAGTTATTTGATGGAGGAACAGGAAATACTTCGTTAGATGGATTGGTATTAGTTTTTTATAATGGGTCAAATAATTCAAGCTATAATACAATTGATTTATCAGGTCAAACAACCAATGCGGCAGGATATTTTGTAATTGGTAATCAAGATGTACCAAATGTAAATTTAGTAGTACCAAACAATGCATTACAAAACGGAGCAGATGCTGTAGCATTATATCAAGGGAGCGTTACTGATTTTCCTAATAGTACTTCGGTAACAACAACGAATTTAGTAGACGCCGTTGTTTATGGAACAAATGATGCTGATGATGCAGAATTATTAGTTTTACTAAATACAGGAGAGCCTCAATTAAATGAAGATGCACAAGGGACTAAAAATATTCATTCATTACAGCGTTCACCAAATGGAGCAGGAGGAGCAAGAAATACAAGCTCATTTACACAGTTATTACCAACTCCTGGAGCCAAAAATGCAGATGTAGTTACTGCGCCTACTTCACCAACAACAATAGCAGAGGCTAGAAATAAAGTAGACGGTGAAAAAGTATTTATAACAGGAGTTTTAACAGTTGCAGATGAGTTTAGAGGATCTGCTTATATTCAAGATACTACTGGAGCAATTGCTATTTTTGATGAACAAGTTTATGGTGAGAATATTTTTAAAATAGGAGATTCAATCACAGTAAAAGGAACTAGAAGTTCGTTTAAAGATCAAATTCAAATAAGTCAAGTAACTGAGGTTATTAACAATGGAGTTCCAAATAATCCGATAGAAGCTAAGGTTGTTACATTAAATGAACTGGTTAATTATCCAAGTCAATTAGTTAAGGTTCTAAATCCAATTTTTCCAAAAGCAGGAGATATTTTATTTGGTAATTCAAATTACAATTTAACTGATACAAGCGGTAGTGGACAAGTACGTATAGATTTAGATGTAACGGATATTGTTGGTTTGGGTCAGCCAGAAACGTGTAACGAAATTGTAGGGGTAGTAAGTAGATTTTTAAATTTCTATTCATTATTACCAAGACAAAGAAGCGACATGTCTTGTGCTACTACTTATGTGCCACCAACTTTTCCAGTGAATGATATTCCTAAAGAAAATACATTAGATATTGTTACTTGGAATATAGAATGGTTTGGAGATGAAGAAAATTCACCTGCTGCAGGGAATCCAAACTCAGATCAAATTCAAAAAGAAAGCGTAAAAGCAGCGTTAAATAAATTAGATGCAGATGTAATTGCGGTTCAAGAAATTGTAGATGTACAATTGTTTGATGAATTATTAAAGGAATTACCAGCATACGATTATGTACTTTCTGATGCGATTTCTCGACCAAATTCAACAGATGGTATAAGCCAAAAAGTAGGTTTTATTTATAGAAAGGCTACAGTAAATGTTAAGAAAACAGAAGCATTGTTAAGATCTATTCACCCATTATATAATGGAGGAGATGATTCCGCTTTGGCAGATTATCCTAATAGCGATAAAACAAGATTTTATGCAAGTGGAAGACTACCTTTTTTAATGACTGCTGATGTTACTATTAATGGTGAAACAGAAGCGTATAGTTTTGTAGCATTACATGCGAGAGCAAATAATAGTGGAGATGCGCAGAACAGGTATAACATGCGTAAATACGATGTTGAGGTTTTAAAAGATTCTTTAGATACTAGATTTTCAAATACAAACTTAGTATTGTTAGGAGATTATAATGATGATGTAGATGAAACAGTAGTGGCTGATCTAGTTACAGATGCTACTTCTACATACGATGTTTATATAAAAGATACAGTAAACTATTCTATTGTTACAGAATCTTTAACAAATAACGGATTTAGATCTTTTGTGTTTAGAGAAAATATGATAGACCATATTGCGATTTCTAATGAATTAGATGACAATTATTTGACAAATTCTGAAAGAGTACATTATGAGTTTTATAATAATACGTATTCTCGTACAACATCAGATCATTTTCCAGTATCTATACGTTTGCAATTAAAAGAGTTAACATTAGATGTTGCAGTTACTAATGTGAATTGTAATGGAGCTAATGATGGTTCAGCTATAGTTTCTGCAGTTAATGGAGTATTACCTTATATGTATGTTTGGAGTAATGGATCTGAAACAACAACAGCAACAGGTTTAGCCGCGGGTACTTATACAGTAACGGTAACGGATGCAGTAGGTACATCAATAACTCAAGATTTTATTATTGAAGAGCCAGTAGAAATGGAAGTTTCTGTATCAGAAGATGCAATCGTATATAAAGGGTACAGAAAGCAAGCTTGTGCTAAATTAGAAGTACTTTCAATATCAGGTGGCGCTGCTCCTTATTCTTATGAATGGGATAATGGAGAAATAACAGATCGTATTACTGTGTGTCCAAAAGAAAACACAACTTATAGTGTTACAATTACAGATGTAAATGGTTGTAGTGTTTCTAAGGAAATTACAGTAGAAGTAATAAATGTTTCATGCGGTAGTTACTTCGGGTTTAAGAAAGTTAAAATATGTTTTAGAGGAAGAGTAAAATGTATTCCAGAATTTTTAGTAAAACATTTCTTAAGAAAAGGAGCAGTGTTAGGTACTTGTGATGGTGGAGCTATAAATACGCCAGCTATTACTAGAATGAGATTATATCCTAATCCTTTATTTAGAAATGCATTAACAATAAGTGTTGATGCTAACGATGATTCAGTAGTAGAAATTTCAATATATAGTATATATGGAGGCCGTAAAGTGTTTTCAACTAACGAAAGAGTTGTTAAAGGCAATAATACCTTTAAATATAGTTTAGGTAATTTAAGAAGAGGTGTTTATTATGTTAAGACATTTATTGACGGAAAACGACAACGTGTAAAAGTTCTTGTTAAACATTAA
- a CDS encoding DUF4280 domain-containing protein, with protein MSEKHLVCHEAACKCMQGTAPDKLLVSTQSKHYINDSSMSNKLLATNKEIGQPFEKNTFGSCKLQPTPSGYKPCQPIITEWTGFYEDVALDENGGNPLLEDSMATCAIAGSPCVEITDHGQIAEVTQQNIENTDEDTLAQLNPLTPMTNKVETKIEFKAN; from the coding sequence ATGAGTGAAAAACATTTAGTATGCCATGAAGCAGCTTGCAAATGCATGCAAGGAACTGCGCCCGATAAGTTATTAGTAAGCACACAAAGTAAGCACTATATAAACGATAGTAGCATGAGTAATAAATTACTAGCTACGAATAAAGAAATTGGGCAACCGTTTGAAAAAAATACTTTTGGTAGTTGTAAACTACAACCCACTCCATCGGGCTATAAACCATGCCAGCCCATTATTACAGAATGGACAGGTTTTTACGAAGACGTTGCATTAGATGAAAATGGAGGAAACCCGTTATTAGAAGATAGTATGGCAACTTGCGCTATTGCAGGATCTCCATGTGTAGAGATTACAGATCACGGGCAAATAGCCGAAGTAACACAACAAAATATAGAGAATACTGATGAAGATACATTGGCACAATTAAATCCGTTAACGCCTATGACTAATAAAGTTGAAACTAAAATAGAATTTAAAGCCAACTAA